The Trinickia caryophylli genomic sequence CCGCGATCGCGCAATTCGGCAGCCCGAAGTACGCGGCGGGTTTCACGCACTTCGACTACGCGCAGCCCGATGCGCCTGCGAATGGCGAACTCGTGTTCACCAACTATAACGAGCAGCAAAGCTACGATTCGATGAACCCGTTCGTCGTTCGCGGCCAGCCGGCGCCCGACGTACGCAACCTCATGTTCGACACGTTGATGCAGCGCAGTTGGGACGAACTGGCCAGCGAGTACGCGCTGATCGCCGACGACGTCGAAGTCGCCCCCGATGGTCGATCGGCGACGTTCCACATCAATCCGGCTGCGCGCTTTTCGAACGGCGACGCGATCACGGCCGCCGATGTGAAGTACTCGCTCGCGATGCTGAAAAGCCCCGAGGCCTCCCCGTTGTACGCCTCGCAATTCGCCGCGATCCGCGGTGCCGAGGTAATCGACCGTCTTACCGTGCGCTTCGATTTCGTCGATGCCTCGCGTGCGTCGGTGCTGATAGCCGGCGATCTGCCCGTGTTTTCGCCGAAATGGGGCATGCGGCCGGACGGTACGCGCGTGCCGTTCGATCGGATCGCGACGGAGCCGCCCATCGCGAGCGGCCCGTACCTCGTCGAGTCGCGCCCGAACGACAAGACGATCACGTATTACCGCAACCCCGCGTATTGGGCATCCGCGCTACCGTCGCGGCGCGGCATGTACCGCTTTCGCCGCATCGCGTTCAAGCTGTACCTCGATCACTACACGCAGCTCGAAGCGCTGAAGGCCGGAGATTCCGACGTGAACGTCGAGTACAGCTCCACGCAATGGGCACGCAAGTACGTGGGCCGGAACTTCGAGAACGGCATGCTGAAAAAGGCGATGTTTGCGGATGGCCCGCCCCAGATGCAGGGCTTCGTCATCAACACGCGCGAGCCGAAGTTCAAGGACAGGCGCGTGCGTGAAGCACTCGCGCTCGCGTTCGACTACGACTGGATGAACCGGATGATGTTTTATGGCCAGTATCGCCGGCTCGGCAGTTTCTGGCAGGACAGCCCATTCGGCGCCACGGGCGTGCCGAGCGCAAAGGAACTTGCGCTGCTCGCGCCCTATCGCGCGTCGCTGCCGCCCGCCGTTTTCGGGCCGATGGCGCGGCCGGCCAGCACGTTGCCGCCGGGCTCG encodes the following:
- a CDS encoding extracellular solute-binding protein translates to MIARATFGAAAAAAARAIAILAIAVPAAAVGSASARAAAAIAQFGSPKYAAGFTHFDYAQPDAPANGELVFTNYNEQQSYDSMNPFVVRGQPAPDVRNLMFDTLMQRSWDELASEYALIADDVEVAPDGRSATFHINPAARFSNGDAITAADVKYSLAMLKSPEASPLYASQFAAIRGAEVIDRLTVRFDFVDASRASVLIAGDLPVFSPKWGMRPDGTRVPFDRIATEPPIASGPYLVESRPNDKTITYYRNPAYWASALPSRRGMYRFRRIAFKLYLDHYTQLEALKAGDSDVNVEYSSTQWARKYVGRNFENGMLKKAMFADGPPQMQGFVINTREPKFKDRRVREALALAFDYDWMNRMMFYGQYRRLGSFWQDSPFGATGVPSAKELALLAPYRASLPPAVFGPMARPASTLPPGSLRANLRRARELLAEAGWHYRNGALRDASGTPMTVEIIDDQPGMDRVIVPYTQALQTLGIDARMRELDSALYEKRLDNFEFDMTTYIYPPVTIPGIELKRRFASAAASQPGSENYPGVRSAAVDALVHAAVSATTLDDLEAATRALDRVLVNEYYLVPQYYMPHARIAYKSVLGHPPVVPDSYQYEDWVIDYWYRRPAAAANVAPAVALAQARTRER